Genomic DNA from Hymenobacter jejuensis:
GTAGGGTTTCGCTTAATATGCCTAATCAGTGCACAGCCACAGGTTTCACTCCAGCTTTAGGGTTCAAATACCGCTCACGCAATGCAGCACTGGGCATAGTGGCTTTGAGTACCGGCACCGGTTGCGATGTAACTACCTCGAAGCCTTCGATCAAGTCCTGTTGGGTTAGGGGCAGGTCGGCGCCGCCCACGTACAGCGAGCAGTAAAACTGCATCCAGAGCTTGCCACGAAACGTTTGGGAAGTCGCGCCGGAGGCAAACGTGTTGTGCAGCACGTAGTCTTTGGGAAAGCCCAATCACCGAATGGTCGCAGCGTAATCGGAATCACCAGACGGGCCAATCGCGGCTTCCGGCACTACAAACAGCGTTTCGCCGAGCACGTGAAAATAGGTATCCGTGACGCGCGGGCGGTTGAAGACGTTTTCCGAGTACTCGGGTGCGTCCTGTTTACGCGGTAAGCAAAGCGCACCGACTTGGTGCGCGGATGGTACACCACAATGCGGTTGCTATCGGGCACCATGCGAAAGCGATACTGAGCGTTTTCGCCGCGAAAACCGCTTAGGCAGCGCATCAGGTCGTGCTCGCCCCATACTTCGTTGGAGAAACGGAATGCCGTTGAATCCTCGGGCTTTGGAGTGCGCACGCTGGCTTGCACCACCAAGCCCTCACTAGCCAAGTGTGGCGAGTAGCACACATCGTACTCAGCGCGGGGTTGGGCCGCGGCCACTACGGGCAGCAGGCAGCATAAAAAGAACAGGATTTTCATAGCAGGCAGGGCAGTTCAGCGTCGGGGCAAATGTAGCCTGGCTGATAGTCAGCGTGTTTCACATCTACATGTGATCAGCAGGGCCATCGGGCCTTGCGCCGGAGCATAACCTATCGCCCACAGAGCAGTTACTACTACCAAAGCTTAAAGTCCATTCGCCCCAAACCACTACCATGACCATTACCATCGCCCAAAATTCTGCGCATCCCCTCACCGTCAACCGCCTAGGATATGGCACCATGCGCCTCACGGGCCCCGAGATTTGGGGTGAGCCGGACAACCGACCCGAAGCACTAGAAGTACTGAAGACAGCCGTTGCCGAAGGCGTCAATTTTCTGGATACCGCCGACTACTACGGCGAAGACGTGACCAACCGTTTGATCACGGAAGCCCTGCATCCTTACCCCAACGGCTTGGTTATCTGCACCAAAGTAGGCGCTACCCGCAAGCCCGATAAAAGCTGGGTGGTGTTCAACTCCCCTGAAAACCTGCGCACCAGCATCGATAACAACCTGCGCACCCTTAAGCAAGACCAGATTCAGTTGGTGCACTTCCGCATCATGCCCCACAGCGAAGTACCGTTTGACGAGTCGCTAGGAGCCATGTTTGAGATGCAGCGGGAAGGCAAAATCCAGCACGTGGGCCTCAGCAACGTAAGCCGCGAAGAGTTGGAAGCCGGCCTCAAGATGGGCCCCATCGCGACGGTGGAAAACATGTACGGCTACGGGCAACGCACCACCTTGAAGACTCCGCACGGCGAAAACCGCGGCGGCGAGGAAGTACTGGATCTGTGCGAGCAACACGGCATCCCGCTCATCCCCTATTTTTCCTTGGTAAACTCCCTGCCAAAGGCCACCGCCAAAATCGCGGAACTAGCCCAGAAGCACAACGCCTCGGAAGCCCAGATCAACATAGCTTGGCTGTTGCATAAGTCGCCCTGGATTCTGCCCATTCCTGGCACCTCTTCCGTAGCGCACCTGCGCGAAAACCTGAAAGCCGCCGATATCCGCTTGAGTCAGGAAGACATGGAGTATTTGGGATAAACTGCAAGTTGCTTACCATCAGAATATTGCGTGCGGGCTGGTGTAGGCCCAGCCTAGCGCCTTGAGCATGGTCACGGGCTTGCCGGTCAGGTGCGTTACCTTCTCGATGACGACGGTGTGCAGATCTAGGTTTTGGTAGTGCCGGGCTTCGAGCAGCCGCACCAGTTTTTGGTAGGGCTCCTTCTGGCCCGGCGTTTCCAGTTCGCCTACCTCTATAAATACGTGCACGGGCAAGGCGGTGTGCTTGGCGTGATAAGCGCTTTCAAAATCGAAGACCTTGCCCTTGTCGTAACCCAGCGCCGGGCTGCCAATGAGGATGTTACGGAACAGCGTGGGCTTTTGAAACAGGACGTACGTGCCGAACAGACCGCCCATCGAGTAGCCATACAGCGAGCGTTGGGCGGGGTCGGCTTGGTAGTTCTTTTCGACGAAAGGCATCAGTTCCTGCTCAATAAAGCCCAAAAACGCCGGTGCGCCGCCGCTGCCGGGCATGGCTGTGGTGGCCGTCGGAGTGAAGTCGCGGTTGCGTTTGTTGGTAGGCGTACCGATGAGGCCGCCATCGCCAATGGCTACCACCAGCGGCTCAGGAATGTGGTATTCGGCCATGAGCAGCCCCAAGTATTCGAGCGTGGGCGAAAAGTCGTTGTCGCCGTCCACAACATACAGCACCGGGTACTTCTTGCCCGCCGCCTGAGCGTAGCCGACCGGGAAGTGCACGTACACGTCGTAGGTGTGGCCTGCCACTTTCGACTGCATTACGCGGTGCTCAGAGTTGGGCACTGTAACCAAACTAGGCTTTTGGGCTTGGGCAGCGTTGATTAGTGACAGAAATATCATTAAATATAATACCCTCACAATCAAATACTTATCCATACCGAAATAGAACGATTAAGCCGAAACGTATTCATACCAGTGCCCCAGCAAGTTAGGCTTTCTTAGCAGCCGCCCCACGCTACCGGCAAGTTCAGATTCTGGAGGGCGCTACGCCGTACCGCTTTTTGAAGGCAAAGGAGAAGTGCGACAAGTCTTCGAAGCCTACCTCCAAATACGCTTCCGACGGCGCTTTGCCTTTCTCTTTGATCAGGTAATGCGCCTCTTGCAAGCGGCGCTGCTGCAACCAGCGGCTCGGCGAGAGCTGAAATATCTTTTCAAAATCGCGCTTAAACGTAGCCAGACTGCGGCCGGTGAGGTAGGCAAATCGCTTGAGCTGCACGTTGAAATGGAAGTTGCGGTCCATGAAAGCCGCCAGATCAATTTTGCCGGGTTCGCTAAAGTCGAACAACACGTCTTTCAGCTCCGGATTGCTCTTGAGCAGCAGCATGATGGCTTCCCGCGCTTTCAGCGCCAGCAAACTCTCGTTACCGGGTTGGGCCAACTGCTCGTAGGGCTGCAACGAATCGAGAAAGCTTTTGTAGAGCGGGCTGAGCGGCAGCTCCACAATGGCCGCGCCGGCGGGGTGTTTCTCGGCATGGTAACCGTATTCGAGGCTGAACCGGCGCAACGTTTCCTGGTCGAGCGAAATAGACAAGGATTTGAATTCGCCGTGCGCAGGTGGGTGCTTGCTGAACTTGACGAGGCGGTTGCGCTTGCTGAGCCGCAACGAGCCTTCGCCGAAAACCTGCTCGCGGTCGCCGTCGTTGGTGACGAGCGTACCGGCCAGCTGATAGCTCAGGATGTGTTCGGGCACAAACTGTTCGCCTTCCCGGCTGGCTGTGAAGTAGCAGGAATAAAGTATTTGCGGCCGCGCCTGGGCTTCCTCTTTCATAACTATTGCATTACAAACAACTTACAAACATAGTTGAGCGGTCCTGGCCACGCCCTTTGCTGTTGACGAATCGCTTGGTGCACTAAAGTAAAGCCTGTCCTGCTTCGCGGCGCGCGGCAGGACAGACCAACAGCAAGTTATTCTGCGGCTACAGAAAACAGATTTTTACTGTATGCCTTTCAGGCCCATCAGCGACTTACCGGCGGCGCTAGTCAGGAAATTTTCTGCATCGTCGGCGTCGGTGGAAACGCTGACGGGCAGCCAGTGCTCCTGCTCCGCTTGCCGGGCCGCATCCGCTTTTTGCAGGATGCCGATGGCCTCGCTGCCCAGCACCAAGTGAACTGGCGGCGCAGGATGCTCGGCCAAAGCAATCAGCACGTTAGCCGCTTTATTCGGATCGCCCATGGGCACAAATTGGCCGTTTGACAAGAAGTCCGCCATCCGATCGACGGTGGTTTCGTAGCCTTCCACCGGCGGGGCATAGCTCATGGAAGGCCCGGCCCAATCGGTGCGGAAGCCGCCCGGCTCCACGCTCGTCACCCGGATGCCAAGCGGCGCAACCTCCTTCGATAGGGCTTCGGTAAAGCCACCCAGGCCAAATTTGGCCGCTTGATACATGGTAA
This window encodes:
- a CDS encoding aldo/keto reductase; translated protein: MTITIAQNSAHPLTVNRLGYGTMRLTGPEIWGEPDNRPEALEVLKTAVAEGVNFLDTADYYGEDVTNRLITEALHPYPNGLVICTKVGATRKPDKSWVVFNSPENLRTSIDNNLRTLKQDQIQLVHFRIMPHSEVPFDESLGAMFEMQREGKIQHVGLSNVSREELEAGLKMGPIATVENMYGYGQRTTLKTPHGENRGGEEVLDLCEQHGIPLIPYFSLVNSLPKATAKIAELAQKHNASEAQINIAWLLHKSPWILPIPGTSSVAHLRENLKAADIRLSQEDMEYLG
- a CDS encoding alpha/beta hydrolase, whose translation is MIFLSLINAAQAQKPSLVTVPNSEHRVMQSKVAGHTYDVYVHFPVGYAQAAGKKYPVLYVVDGDNDFSPTLEYLGLLMAEYHIPEPLVVAIGDGGLIGTPTNKRNRDFTPTATTAMPGSGGAPAFLGFIEQELMPFVEKNYQADPAQRSLYGYSMGGLFGTYVLFQKPTLFRNILIGSPALGYDKGKVFDFESAYHAKHTALPVHVFIEVGELETPGQKEPYQKLVRLLEARHYQNLDLHTVVIEKVTHLTGKPVTMLKALGWAYTSPHAIF
- a CDS encoding helix-turn-helix domain-containing protein — translated: MKEEAQARPQILYSCYFTASREGEQFVPEHILSYQLAGTLVTNDGDREQVFGEGSLRLSKRNRLVKFSKHPPAHGEFKSLSISLDQETLRRFSLEYGYHAEKHPAGAAIVELPLSPLYKSFLDSLQPYEQLAQPGNESLLALKAREAIMLLLKSNPELKDVLFDFSEPGKIDLAAFMDRNFHFNVQLKRFAYLTGRSLATFKRDFEKIFQLSPSRWLQQRRLQEAHYLIKEKGKAPSEAYLEVGFEDLSHFSFAFKKRYGVAPSRI
- a CDS encoding oxidoreductase, which translates into the protein MNKVWFITGSSRGLGRSLTEAVLARGGRVAATARQPEQLAPLVAQYKSQILPLALDVTNPAQITQAVADAVAHFGRLDVVVNNAGFGITGAAEAFTEEQVRSQLETNLYGPIAVTRAVLPYLRKQRSGTILQISSIGGRVGGAGLTMYQAAKFGLGGFTEALSKEVAPLGIRVTSVEPGGFRTDWAGPSMSYAPPVEGYETTVDRMADFLSNGQFVPMGDPNKAANVLIALAEHPAPPVHLVLGSEAIGILQKADAARQAEQEHWLPVSVSTDADDAENFLTSAAGKSLMGLKGIQ